A genomic segment from Diceros bicornis minor isolate mBicDic1 chromosome 5, mDicBic1.mat.cur, whole genome shotgun sequence encodes:
- the GTF2A2 gene encoding transcription initiation factor IIA subunit 2, translating to MAYQLYRNTTLGNSLQESLDELIQSQQITPQLALQVLLQFDKAINSALAQRVRNRVNFRGSLNTYRFCDNVWTFVLNDVEFREVTELIKVDKVKIVACDGKNTGSNTTE from the exons ATGGCATATCAGTTATACAGAAAtaccactttgggaaacagtcttCAGGAGAGTCTCGATGAGCTCATACAG TCTCAACAGATCACCCCCCAACTTGCCCTTCAGGTTCTACTTCAGTTTGATAAGGCTATAAATTCAGCACTGGCTCAGAGGGTCAGGAACAGAGTCAATTTCAGG GGCTCTCTAAATACATACAGATTCTGCGATAATGTGTGGACTTTTGTATTGAATGATGTTGAATTCAGAGAGGTGACAGAACTCATTAAAGTGGATAAAGTGAAAATTGTAGCCTGTGATGGTAAAA ATACTGGCTCCAATACTACAgaatga